A genome region from Methanobacterium subterraneum includes the following:
- a CDS encoding cell surface protein, translated as MEKNLNNNILKVLFSIGFLFFIMGNVTAAQWNVGTGQTYNDIQSAIDNVNTIDGDVINVYNGTYTEDVLVNKNLTLQTNNGADVEVKPVNTGFTVVNDGSGDGSGTTINGFRITLPFSGTGINITANDCSIQNNQINGGLTGIIVSGNNTTVMDNVISGQSENGIIGNLTGGFFTVNHNYISDITGSGPSSGITVSINGTVTDFNFIGNTISNINAVGVSGTAFAVQLGKSKGADGNPEVANITNLVVTNNIITGISASSAIMGMELVTSSINALILENVISQLQAGPGSSVYALEAAIIGNGTVLISNNSISGIISDEQAVGIVAVALGELIMENNRVTDISNAKAAVGMLGLGLFKNATLTNNIVSDITSPSIAAGIVGTALAHLNMFFNTVMGINGANTVAMVTAGFNTTTVMGNNLEGDGSGNGIVICSPNGTINYNRIVNFEYYIQNFKFSSFGPSIDEMLKPIDDAIKNHPELEPILKPIRDDLDKLFHSLENSNTTATYNWYGTNTPDEAKFFVGNGTINYYPWLVLTINANPSTITTGQTSTITADVYQDAAGGDHSADAAMFFSGPQVTFTTNLGNVGSKSVTVQWINGLATAILRADEGFGIATVTAADYQIVKTMVTILGASETSKAAVSAQSIEMQNTGIQLLGMVLAILMVLGGFISIPKNQ; from the coding sequence TTGGAAAAAAATCTAAATAATAATATTTTAAAGGTCTTATTTTCTATCGGATTTTTATTTTTCATAATGGGTAATGTAACCGCAGCTCAATGGAATGTTGGAACCGGGCAGACTTACAATGACATTCAGAGCGCTATAGATAATGTTAACACCATTGATGGTGATGTAATCAATGTTTATAATGGAACCTACACTGAAGATGTGTTAGTAAATAAAAACCTAACACTCCAGACTAATAACGGGGCTGATGTTGAAGTAAAACCAGTAAATACTGGATTTACTGTGGTTAACGATGGGAGTGGTGATGGGAGTGGAACCACCATAAATGGATTCAGGATAACTCTTCCTTTCTCTGGAACCGGCATCAATATCACTGCAAATGACTGTAGTATTCAAAATAATCAAATTAATGGCGGATTAACAGGAATCATTGTTTCAGGAAATAACACCACTGTAATGGATAATGTGATATCCGGTCAATCAGAAAATGGAATTATTGGAAATCTTACCGGAGGTTTTTTCACTGTTAACCATAACTACATATCCGATATAACTGGTTCCGGGCCCAGTAGTGGTATCACTGTTTCCATTAATGGAACAGTGACTGATTTTAATTTCATTGGAAATACCATATCTAACATTAATGCAGTTGGTGTTAGTGGCACTGCCTTTGCAGTTCAGCTAGGAAAGTCCAAGGGTGCTGATGGAAATCCAGAGGTGGCCAATATCACCAATTTAGTGGTAACTAATAATATAATCACCGGTATCAGTGCTAGCAGCGCTATCATGGGAATGGAATTAGTCACCAGCAGTATTAATGCGTTGATCCTGGAAAATGTCATATCCCAACTACAAGCAGGGCCTGGTAGCTCTGTTTATGCTCTTGAAGCTGCTATTATCGGGAACGGAACGGTTCTTATTTCTAACAATAGCATATCTGGAATAATTTCAGATGAACAGGCAGTGGGGATTGTAGCTGTGGCTTTAGGTGAGTTAATAATGGAAAATAACAGGGTTACTGATATTAGTAATGCCAAGGCAGCAGTGGGAATGTTAGGCCTGGGATTATTCAAAAATGCAACCCTTACCAATAACATTGTTTCTGATATCACCTCACCCAGTATAGCGGCAGGAATTGTTGGCACTGCTTTGGCCCATCTTAACATGTTCTTTAATACAGTTATGGGAATAAACGGAGCTAATACGGTAGCTATGGTAACTGCTGGTTTTAACACCACCACGGTTATGGGAAATAACCTGGAAGGAGACGGTTCTGGGAATGGTATTGTTATTTGTTCGCCCAATGGAACAATTAACTACAATCGAATTGTGAATTTTGAATATTACATTCAGAACTTTAAATTCTCCTCTTTCGGACCCAGTATTGATGAAATGCTAAAGCCCATTGATGATGCCATCAAGAACCATCCTGAACTGGAACCCATTTTAAAGCCCATCCGCGATGATCTGGATAAGCTTTTCCATTCCTTGGAAAACAGCAACACTACAGCCACCTACAACTGGTATGGTACCAATACACCAGATGAGGCTAAATTCTTTGTGGGAAATGGAACTATAAACTATTATCCATGGCTGGTTTTAACTATTAACGCCAACCCCTCCACAATAACAACAGGTCAAACTTCCACCATTACTGCTGATGTCTATCAGGATGCAGCTGGTGGTGATCACAGTGCTGATGCAGCTATGTTCTTCAGTGGTCCTCAAGTCACATTTACCACCAACCTGGGAAATGTGGGAAGTAAATCTGTAACAGTCCAATGGATTAATGGCCTTGCTACTGCTATTTTAAGAGCAGATGAGGGTTTTGGTATCGCTACAGTGACAGCAGCGGATTATCAAATAGTAAAAACCATGGTAACTATCCTGGGAGCATCAGAAACATCCAAAGCAGCGGTAAGTGCACAATCTATAGAAATGCAAAACACGGGAATACAACTTTTAGGAATGGTTTTAGCCATCTTAATGGTACTGGGCGGATTTATCAGCATCCCAAAAAACCAATAA
- a CDS encoding DUF362 domain-containing protein: protein MKTNKNYMRGELVDSEIGNKKTDSEGSPVSGVRMDASRAYKDIPELLQKVIDEDDDAAWAAIINKINYIYDQVDISLGSLDQETGFISEVLKHIKSGKKLLFKPNLVGPQVIDIDTHGEGLGAPICTDWSVIAALMRWFHDKLSIDYNQMALGEASTSSILMELMASKITGKTITAEAIFEGRSGDFYGGWGFYFVRRYLEEHHPPSHTDDPMNGYEDSVAGRYFSPGMAGNRLMVYDLNQIADLSRGRTITVPEGDNYSEITLHKVIVGGDPDDNVDRNDYPGCVLVNVPKMKIHAQDLLTNAIKNIGIGLYPTQCAINSDDENKWKYAMPPSSTPSFKGKLPHCPWVVEIDDDTDLPLKDENGEYIVTRTAGMPGTQADVIRAVQEQGVYMVHVSDSIDMINLNHNPEGIAVRIPEGYLWSSLDCVALDLLCARYCFKTIPMSKGMKLKEENSWNTEFVHQVPVAQIEYKNIITVEGLDSPLFRYNLYSYAENRGIGQQPYYVTGWDSVTDTPLTSLAGHLGRVEENKFIELMTDNMYYNPSCMIWDMQKTILSYAEAHDTLNGTSIVKEFMDGFDENGDGVIDYDERGRKGFDTHNFLIMSQSLDIQLTEEYGTLKGNFYNMVNVGKHSDEKWNPEGYDFTREFNLVGIANQAYEMSKYENVTPDPFVPGMKWGNGMWPSWELARWAMFSGMLYGTLSIDQVSISSVYGMVFSYADKTLNKGQYTGSVDEKISDPQAVHKYFEALSKGVDILDFVFYVPSGFGILGEVKIPNVEETNDPGKTFTAHFNQGQEVW, encoded by the coding sequence ATGAAGACCAATAAAAATTATATGAGGGGAGAACTTGTAGATTCTGAGATTGGGAATAAAAAAACCGACTCTGAAGGCTCACCAGTAAGTGGTGTCCGGATGGATGCTTCGCGTGCCTATAAGGATATTCCTGAATTGCTCCAGAAAGTTATTGATGAGGATGATGATGCAGCATGGGCAGCCATCATCAACAAAATCAATTATATCTATGACCAGGTTGATATTTCCCTGGGAAGCCTTGACCAAGAGACTGGTTTTATCAGTGAGGTTCTTAAACATATAAAATCTGGGAAAAAATTACTTTTCAAGCCTAATTTAGTGGGGCCGCAAGTTATTGACATTGATACTCATGGTGAAGGATTGGGTGCTCCCATATGTACGGACTGGTCAGTTATCGCAGCACTGATGAGATGGTTCCATGATAAACTTAGCATTGATTATAACCAGATGGCCTTGGGTGAAGCTTCCACCTCATCCATATTAATGGAGTTAATGGCCAGCAAAATAACCGGAAAAACCATCACTGCCGAAGCGATTTTTGAAGGACGATCCGGAGATTTCTATGGCGGTTGGGGTTTTTACTTCGTACGCAGGTACCTTGAAGAGCACCACCCTCCATCCCATACCGATGATCCTATGAATGGATATGAGGACAGTGTGGCCGGTAGATACTTTTCACCAGGCATGGCAGGGAACCGGTTAATGGTCTATGATTTGAACCAGATCGCAGATCTATCCCGTGGAAGAACCATAACTGTCCCTGAAGGTGATAACTATTCTGAGATCACCCTGCATAAGGTAATTGTTGGTGGGGATCCTGATGATAATGTTGACCGGAATGATTATCCTGGCTGCGTCCTGGTAAACGTTCCTAAAATGAAGATCCATGCCCAGGATCTACTCACTAACGCCATTAAAAATATAGGTATAGGCCTTTACCCAACACAATGCGCTATTAACTCGGATGATGAAAATAAATGGAAATACGCAATGCCCCCATCATCAACTCCCAGTTTTAAAGGTAAGCTACCCCACTGTCCATGGGTTGTGGAGATAGATGATGACACCGACCTGCCCCTGAAGGACGAAAATGGGGAATACATTGTAACTCGGACTGCAGGAATGCCAGGAACCCAGGCCGATGTTATCAGAGCGGTGCAGGAGCAGGGTGTATACATGGTTCATGTATCTGATTCCATCGACATGATCAATCTTAACCATAACCCTGAGGGCATCGCGGTTAGGATCCCAGAAGGATACCTCTGGTCATCGCTGGATTGTGTTGCCCTGGATCTGTTATGTGCACGATACTGTTTTAAAACCATTCCCATGTCCAAAGGAATGAAACTTAAAGAAGAAAACAGTTGGAACACCGAGTTTGTTCATCAGGTCCCTGTGGCCCAGATTGAATACAAAAACATAATCACAGTTGAAGGACTTGATTCACCCCTTTTTAGATATAATCTGTATTCCTATGCTGAAAATCGGGGCATAGGACAACAACCATACTACGTCACAGGCTGGGACTCAGTAACTGACACTCCCTTAACATCTCTGGCCGGTCATCTGGGTAGGGTGGAGGAGAATAAGTTCATTGAATTAATGACCGATAACATGTATTACAATCCCAGCTGCATGATCTGGGACATGCAAAAAACTATTCTAAGTTATGCCGAAGCCCATGATACCTTAAATGGTACATCCATCGTCAAAGAGTTCATGGATGGGTTTGATGAGAATGGTGATGGTGTTATTGATTACGATGAACGGGGGAGGAAAGGGTTTGACACTCATAATTTTCTAATAATGTCACAGTCACTGGATATTCAATTAACTGAAGAATACGGGACGCTAAAGGGGAACTTTTATAATATGGTGAATGTTGGGAAACATTCTGATGAAAAATGGAATCCCGAGGGCTATGATTTCACCAGGGAGTTCAACCTGGTTGGAATTGCTAATCAAGCCTATGAGATGTCCAAGTATGAAAATGTAACCCCTGATCCATTTGTTCCGGGGATGAAATGGGGAAATGGTATGTGGCCCAGCTGGGAGCTAGCTAGATGGGCAATGTTCTCTGGCATGCTTTATGGTACCCTATCAATAGATCAGGTGAGTATTTCCTCGGTTTATGGGATGGTATTCAGCTATGCTGATAAAACACTAAACAAGGGCCAATATACTGGAAGTGTTGATGAAAAGATTTCAGATCCACAGGCAGTTCATAAATATTTTGAAGCACTTTCAAAAGGGGTAGATATCCTGGATTTTGTTTTTTATGTACCCTCAGGATTTGGTATTCTGGGTGAAGTGAAGATACCCAATGTAGAAGAAACCAATGATCCGGGTAAGACATTCACCGCTCACTTTAATCAGGGTCAGGAAGTCTGGTAG
- a CDS encoding beta strand repeat-containing protein gives MTVGAVTAADPIDPDNVFISPDGNDTDGDGSNIKPYQTIYKGLETANNNTGTIYLLSGTYNTAGDYGLTVNKSLNIIGSGQDNTIIDAGNHNHIVVIQNWATVNILQITFKNGSGSYGGSILNRGNLTVEDCNFTGNRASNAGGAIMNWYGTLQVTSCTFTDNTANIPNHAYGGAIANTGTSTIIDSTFNSNTAYEGGAVFHYLGNCTINNSNFQGNTAGRGGAIYNKEGTLTLNNSTLEFNTANATSTTVDVVAAGAGIYNDNDSTMAIDNCIIQNNSATASGEGVNISAAGGGICNVGNLIINNSLIQNNCATATATSQLNIVSADGGGIYNDKVLLINNSIIQNNTVTANADKDVIANGAGIFSNGDMAINRSKIQSNAIIVTTNAGVGAYGGGIQNGGNLYITDSTLQYNTITATTPGINRIGGGAICNSFAGNTFIDKGNIQYNSVAAIDGNEFAVGGGIYNENVLLITNSTIAFNTVTVTNEGEYAPVGGGVCNFGVIVANFNRIVNNSPGAVHNDAQSVPDLQYNWWGSSNPEFSEIITGTSMDYDPWLVMRYTANPTSITQGSTSTLTAYFRYDSDGTFHDPALGHLPDGTVVTFTTNLGNVGSKIATALTINGVATILLRGDEAAGTALTSAALDLETMYLTVPVTPITVNAVTTNTVGMQNTGTPPVGIVLATLMVLSGFFRTRKKE, from the coding sequence TTGACTGTTGGAGCAGTTACAGCGGCTGATCCTATAGATCCAGATAACGTGTTCATTTCCCCCGATGGGAACGATACCGATGGTGATGGTAGTAACATAAAACCTTACCAGACCATTTATAAAGGATTAGAAACGGCTAATAACAATACAGGAACCATATACCTCTTATCAGGGACTTATAATACTGCAGGTGACTATGGATTAACGGTCAACAAATCCTTAAATATTATTGGATCTGGACAGGACAACACCATAATCGATGCTGGAAACCATAACCATATCGTCGTAATTCAGAATTGGGCAACTGTTAACATACTGCAAATTACATTTAAAAACGGTTCTGGAAGTTATGGAGGTAGTATTCTAAATCGGGGTAATTTAACAGTTGAGGATTGTAATTTCACCGGTAACCGGGCATCCAATGCCGGAGGTGCCATCATGAACTGGTACGGAACTTTACAGGTTACAAGCTGTACCTTTACTGATAACACCGCAAACATACCTAATCATGCCTATGGAGGTGCTATAGCCAATACCGGTACTTCTACGATCATTGATTCAACCTTTAACAGCAACACAGCCTATGAAGGAGGAGCAGTATTCCATTACCTTGGTAACTGTACCATCAACAACAGCAACTTCCAGGGAAACACCGCCGGTAGGGGTGGGGCTATCTACAACAAGGAAGGTACTTTGACCTTGAATAATAGCACCCTTGAATTTAATACTGCTAACGCTACAAGTACAACTGTGGACGTGGTTGCAGCTGGTGCTGGAATCTACAATGATAATGATAGTACCATGGCCATTGATAACTGCATCATCCAAAATAACTCTGCCACCGCTTCTGGCGAAGGTGTAAACATTTCTGCTGCTGGTGGGGGAATATGCAATGTGGGAAATCTGATTATTAACAACTCCCTCATCCAGAATAACTGTGCCACGGCTACAGCAACATCACAACTAAATATTGTGTCTGCCGACGGTGGAGGAATCTACAATGATAAAGTCCTCCTCATCAACAACAGCATCATCCAAAACAACACGGTCACTGCCAATGCTGATAAGGATGTGATTGCCAATGGTGCAGGAATTTTCAGCAATGGGGATATGGCCATAAATAGAAGTAAAATTCAATCCAACGCCATCATTGTTACCACCAATGCCGGGGTGGGTGCCTATGGTGGGGGAATACAAAATGGTGGAAATCTGTATATCACAGACAGCACCCTCCAGTACAACACTATCACTGCCACTACTCCCGGCATAAACCGTATTGGGGGTGGAGCAATATGCAACTCCTTTGCAGGGAATACTTTTATTGACAAGGGCAACATCCAATATAACAGCGTGGCAGCCATAGATGGAAATGAATTTGCAGTTGGTGGTGGGATCTACAACGAGAATGTTCTACTTATCACCAACAGTACCATAGCATTTAATACCGTCACCGTTACAAATGAGGGTGAATATGCACCTGTTGGTGGTGGAGTATGCAATTTTGGTGTGATAGTGGCTAATTTCAACCGTATTGTAAATAATTCGCCTGGCGCCGTGCATAATGATGCACAATCAGTTCCAGATTTACAATATAACTGGTGGGGATCCAGCAATCCAGAATTTAGCGAAATCATCACCGGAACATCCATGGACTACGATCCATGGCTGGTTATGAGATACACCGCCAACCCCACCTCCATAACCCAGGGTAGTACTTCTACTTTAACTGCTTACTTCCGCTATGATTCAGATGGAACATTCCATGACCCGGCTTTAGGACATCTTCCTGACGGGACTGTGGTGACTTTCACCACCAACCTCGGAAATGTGGGTAGTAAAATTGCCACTGCTTTAACTATAAATGGTGTTGCCACCATCCTACTACGTGGAGATGAAGCAGCCGGCACTGCACTAACATCTGCAGCACTGGACTTGGAAACCATGTATTTAACAGTGCCCGTAACACCAATTACAGTTAATGCGGTAACCACAAACACCGTTGGAATGCAGAACACCGGAACACCTCCCGTAGGAATAGTTTTAGCTACCCTGATGGTACTTAGTGGATTTTTCAGAACCCGGAAAAAAGAATAG